The Clostridium septicum genome contains a region encoding:
- the prmA gene encoding 50S ribosomal protein L11 methyltransferase, with product MEGTWIEVRVITKSEALEPISGIFYGLDCKGIAIEDPNDILGREQGPLTWDFADINVLEHKGTVAVVKAYFAEEDNIEEILVYINEKINELREIGIDVGEGKVENEKMFEEDWANNWKKYYKPTKVGDKIVVKPIWEEYEIKDNELLVELDPGMAFGTGTHETTRMCIQALERYVKEDSTVFDVGCGSGILAISAAKLGAKLAVGVDLDPVAVESAKENVGFNNLDNIEILYGNLVEVIDGKADIVVANIIAEIICILTEDVKRVINDGGYFITSGIIHDRVEMVTNKLEETGFEVLEINKDGEWNCIVAKLK from the coding sequence ATGGAAGGAACATGGATAGAGGTAAGAGTAATAACTAAAAGTGAGGCTCTTGAACCTATTTCAGGAATATTTTATGGATTAGATTGCAAGGGGATTGCTATAGAAGACCCAAATGATATATTAGGAAGAGAACAAGGACCATTAACTTGGGATTTTGCAGATATTAATGTATTAGAGCATAAAGGTACTGTTGCAGTAGTAAAAGCTTATTTTGCAGAAGAAGATAATATAGAAGAAATTTTAGTTTATATAAATGAAAAGATAAATGAACTTAGAGAAATTGGTATCGATGTAGGTGAAGGAAAAGTTGAAAATGAAAAAATGTTTGAAGAAGACTGGGCAAACAATTGGAAAAAATACTATAAGCCTACTAAAGTTGGAGATAAAATAGTTGTTAAGCCAATTTGGGAAGAATATGAAATTAAAGATAATGAATTATTAGTGGAACTTGATCCTGGAATGGCTTTTGGAACAGGTACTCATGAAACTACTAGAATGTGTATACAAGCTTTAGAAAGATACGTTAAAGAAGATAGTACTGTATTTGATGTTGGATGTGGATCAGGAATATTAGCTATATCAGCAGCAAAATTAGGAGCTAAACTAGCTGTTGGAGTAGATTTAGATCCAGTGGCTGTAGAATCAGCTAAAGAAAATGTTGGATTTAATAACTTAGATAATATAGAAATTCTATATGGAAACCTAGTTGAAGTTATTGATGGAAAAGCAGATATAGTTGTAGCTAATATAATAGCTGAAATTATATGTATATTAACAGAGGACGTGAAAAGAGTAATAAATGATGGTGGATATTTTATAACATCAGGTATTATTCATGATAGAGTTGAAATGGTAACTAATAAGTTAGAGGAAACAGGGTTTGAAGTTCTTGAAATAAATAAGGATGGAGAATGGAACTGTATAGTTGCTAAATTAAAGTAA
- the tpx gene encoding thiol peroxidase gives MKKVTFQGDPLTLQGSTVKVGEKLRDFVVVGNDLNPVTLKDTRGVRVFLSVPSIDTGVCDMEVRKFNEEVAKLQGVTCYTVSMDLPFAQVRWCGAAGVEVVKTVSDYKDRSFGEATGTYIKELGLLTRASFVVDSQDNVTFVEYLEEITNEPSYNKVLEAVKLAR, from the coding sequence ATGAAAAAAGTAACATTTCAAGGAGATCCATTAACATTACAAGGAAGCACAGTTAAAGTTGGAGAAAAACTTAGAGATTTTGTAGTAGTAGGAAATGATTTAAATCCTGTTACTTTAAAAGATACAAGGGGAGTTAGAGTATTTTTAAGTGTTCCATCTATTGATACTGGAGTTTGTGATATGGAAGTAAGAAAATTTAATGAAGAAGTAGCAAAACTTCAAGGAGTAACTTGCTATACGGTTTCTATGGACTTACCATTTGCACAAGTAAGATGGTGTGGCGCAGCTGGAGTAGAGGTAGTTAAAACTGTATCTGATTATAAAGATAGGAGCTTTGGAGAAGCAACAGGAACATATATAAAAGAGCTAGGACTATTAACAAGAGCATCATTTGTTGTTGATTCACAAGATAATGTAACATTTGTTGAATATTTAGAAGAAATAACAAATGAACCTAGTTATAATAAAGTATTAGAGGCTGTAAAGTTAGCTAGATAA
- a CDS encoding nitrite/sulfite reductase: MTKLKKILYDEIEDFREKGHKFLNGELNVMQFKHASGGFGVYAHRGGKEFMIRLRIPSGITNLEEMKIIYEFAKKYGMERIHFTTRQAIQFHGLSIDEVCDLMKEALDNDIYTRGSGGNFPRNVAISPLSGVNTDEAFDVTPYAMAVGNYFLERIYTYKLPRKLKVSFSSSNADGAHCTVQDLGFLAVNKDGNEYFQVYLGGGLGQNPKIAVKYKELIDPKEVLYYVEGMVNLFIAEGNYENRNKARVRYILDRMGEEEFIACFKNHVDEVKAKGDLDLLNIKTKEYNKPGIETKIKSTRLFKQKQKGLYSVYLHPVGGQLEVKDLKAILDLVDKMSDVEFRLAMTEGIYFRNLNGKEAEELLKLTEDMGGKTVFEQSVSCIGVPTCQVGLCNSQGTLKAILDYFKEKNFTKDVLPRIYISGCGNSCGVHQVGPIGFTGKKKRVNDEVCECFSLYVDGSFAVNKTKLGDCYGDILASKIPEFLYELAVNIDKAELRYDEYIKSNNENFKNLVNKYLV; the protein is encoded by the coding sequence ATGACTAAATTAAAAAAAATACTATACGATGAGATTGAAGATTTTAGAGAAAAAGGACATAAATTTTTAAATGGTGAATTAAATGTAATGCAATTTAAACATGCTTCAGGAGGATTTGGTGTTTATGCGCATCGTGGAGGAAAAGAGTTTATGATTAGACTTAGAATCCCTTCAGGAATTACTAATTTAGAAGAAATGAAAATTATATATGAATTTGCTAAAAAATATGGAATGGAAAGAATACATTTTACCACTCGTCAAGCAATTCAATTCCATGGATTATCTATAGATGAAGTTTGTGATTTAATGAAGGAGGCTTTAGATAATGACATATATACTAGGGGATCAGGTGGTAATTTCCCAAGAAATGTAGCTATATCACCTTTATCAGGAGTTAATACTGATGAAGCTTTTGATGTTACACCATATGCAATGGCTGTTGGAAACTATTTTCTAGAAAGAATTTATACATATAAATTACCTAGAAAGTTAAAAGTTTCATTTTCAAGTAGTAATGCGGATGGAGCGCACTGTACAGTTCAAGATTTAGGTTTTTTAGCTGTTAATAAAGATGGTAATGAATATTTTCAAGTTTATTTAGGAGGAGGCTTAGGACAGAATCCTAAAATAGCAGTAAAATATAAAGAACTTATAGACCCAAAAGAGGTTTTATATTATGTAGAGGGTATGGTTAACTTATTTATTGCAGAAGGAAACTATGAAAATAGGAATAAAGCTCGTGTAAGATATATTTTAGATAGAATGGGAGAAGAGGAATTTATAGCATGTTTTAAAAATCATGTTGATGAAGTTAAAGCTAAAGGAGATTTAGATTTATTAAATATAAAAACTAAAGAATATAATAAACCGGGAATAGAGACAAAGATTAAATCAACAAGATTATTCAAACAAAAACAAAAAGGATTATATAGTGTATATTTACATCCAGTAGGAGGACAGCTTGAAGTAAAAGATTTAAAAGCTATCTTAGATTTAGTAGATAAAATGAGTGATGTAGAATTTAGACTAGCGATGACTGAAGGTATTTATTTTAGAAATTTAAATGGAAAAGAAGCAGAAGAACTATTAAAATTAACAGAAGATATGGGAGGTAAAACCGTATTTGAGCAAAGTGTTTCATGTATAGGAGTCCCAACATGTCAAGTAGGTTTATGTAATAGTCAAGGAACTTTAAAAGCTATTTTAGATTATTTTAAAGAAAAGAATTTTACAAAAGATGTATTACCTAGAATATATATATCTGGATGTGGAAATTCTTGTGGAGTACATCAAGTAGGTCCTATAGGTTTTACTGGTAAAAAGAAGAGAGTTAACGATGAAGTTTGTGAATGTTTCTCCCTTTATGTTGATGGTTCATTTGCAGTTAATAAAACTAAACTTGGTGATTGTTATGGTGATATATTAGCTAGTAAAATACCAGAATTTTTATATGAACTGGCTGTAAATATAGATAAAGCAGAATTAAGATATGATGAGTATATAAAAAGTAATAATGAGAATTTTAAAAATTTAGTAAATAAGTACTTAGTATAG